A single Musa acuminata AAA Group cultivar baxijiao chromosome BXJ2-1, Cavendish_Baxijiao_AAA, whole genome shotgun sequence DNA region contains:
- the LOC135583964 gene encoding large ribosomal subunit protein P1-like isoform X3 — protein sequence MSSIGELACTYAALILHDDGIPITSEKILTVVKAANLTIDSYWAPLFAKLLEKRSVDDLILSVGSGGGGASVAVSAAPPAGAGGGGAAAAAPAAEEKKEEPKEESDDDMGFSLFD from the exons ATGTCGTCGATTGGAGAGCTCGCCTGCACCTACGCCGCGCTCATCCTCCACGACGACGGCATACCCATCACG TCGGAGAAGATCTTAACCGTAGTTAAGGCGGCCAATCTGACTATCGACTCCTACTGGGCGCCCCTCTTCGCCAAGCTCCTCGAGAAGAGAAGCGTCGACGATCTCATCTTGAGCGTTGGATCCG GAGGTGGCGGTGCTTCGGTTGCAGTCTCTGCTGCCCCTCCTGCTGGTGCGGGTGGTGGTGGTGCCGCTGCTGCCGCTCCTGCGGCTGAGGAGAAAAAG GAGGAACCCAAGGAGGAGAGCGACGACGACATGGGATTCAGCTTGTTTGATTAG
- the LOC135583964 gene encoding large ribosomal subunit protein P1-like isoform X2 gives MIPSARLRTIRPSLLSGVLRHFIAAMSSIGELACTYAALILHDDGIPITSEKILTVVKAANLTIDSYWAPLFAKLLEKRSVDDLILSVGSGGGGASVAVSAAPPAGAGGGGAAAAAPAAEEKKEEPKEESDDDMGFSLFD, from the exons ATGATTCCTTCAGCGCGGCTGAGGACGATCCGCCCTAGTCTTCTTAG CGGAGTCCTTCGTCACTTTATCGCTGCCATGTCGTCGATTGGAGAGCTCGCCTGCACCTACGCCGCGCTCATCCTCCACGACGACGGCATACCCATCACG TCGGAGAAGATCTTAACCGTAGTTAAGGCGGCCAATCTGACTATCGACTCCTACTGGGCGCCCCTCTTCGCCAAGCTCCTCGAGAAGAGAAGCGTCGACGATCTCATCTTGAGCGTTGGATCCG GAGGTGGCGGTGCTTCGGTTGCAGTCTCTGCTGCCCCTCCTGCTGGTGCGGGTGGTGGTGGTGCCGCTGCTGCCGCTCCTGCGGCTGAGGAGAAAAAG GAGGAACCCAAGGAGGAGAGCGACGACGACATGGGATTCAGCTTGTTTGATTAG
- the LOC108951342 gene encoding protein EXORDIUM-like 3 — protein sequence MSVSSSCLLLLALAALAVASPLAVVAWRPWPHHFVSRSAVNATAAMNTGGGSGGSVDTGGLGVSKKYEGSSEFVKLRYHMGPVLTANVTIHPIWYGAWAPAQKHILRAFLRSISAASAPHPSVAAWWRTVRLYTDQTGANVSATVLLGAERSDRHYSRGRALTRLSIQSVIRDAVTAPRRPIPVNPRGGLYLVLTSSDVAVQDFCVQACGFHYFTFPAIVGYTLPYAWVGNSATQCPGICAYPFAVPPFAVGLRSAERPPNGDVGVDGMVSVVAHELAEMASNPLVNAWYAGEDPCFPTEIADLCEGIYGTGGGGAYTGQLLIDSHTGAAFNMHGVGGSKFLVQWIWHPYLSYCSGPNALDHQ from the coding sequence ATGTCCGTGTCGAGCTCCTGCTTGTTGCTCCTCGCGCTCGCGGCTTTGGCGGTCGCTTCGCCACTCGCTGTTGTGGCGTGGCGGCCATGGCCGCACCACTTCGTTAGCAGAAGCGCCGTCAATGCCACCGCCGCCATGAACACTGGCGGTGGCAGCGGTGGGAGTGTAGACACCGGGGGCCTCGGGGTGTCGAAGAAGTACGAGGGGTCGTCGGAGTTCGTGAAGCTTCGGTACCACATGGGCCCCGTGCTCACGGCCAACGTCACCATCCATCCCATCTGGTACGGTGCTTGGGCGCCGGCTCAGAAGCACATCCTCCGTGCCTTTCTCCGCTCCATCTCCGCCGCGTCCGCCCCTCACCCTTCCGTCGCCGCCTGGTGGCGCACCGTCCGCCTCTACACCGACCAGACCGGCGCCAATGTCTCCGCCACCGTGCTCCTCGGCGCGGAGCGGTCCGACCGCCACTACTCCCGCGGCCGCGCCCTCACCCGCCTCTCCATCCAGTCCGTCATCCGCGACGCCGTGACCGCCCCCCGCCGCCCCATCCCTGTCAATCCCCGCGGTGGCCTCTACCTCGTCCTCACCTCGTCCGACGTCGCCGTCCAGGACTTCTGCGTGCAGGCCTGTGGCTTCCACTACTTCACTTTCCCGGCCATCGTCGGCTACACCCTCCCCTACGCCTGGGTGGGCAACTCCGCCACCCAGTGCCCTGGCATCTGCGCCTACCCCTTCGCCGTGCCGCCCTTCGCTGTCGGCCTCCGCTCCGCGGAGCGCCCGCCCAACGGCGACGTCGGCGTCGACGGTATGGTCAGCGTGGTGGCGCACGAGCTGGCGGAGATGGCCTCCAACCCGCTCGTCAACGCGTGGTACGCCGGGGAGGACCCCTGCTTCCCCACCGAGATCGCCGATCTCTGCGAGGGCATCTATGGAACCGGCGGTGGCGGAGCCTACACCGGCCAGCTGCTGATCGACTCTCATACCGGCGCCGCCTTCAACATGCACGGGGTGGGCGGCAGCAAGTTCCTGGTGCAGTGGATTTGGCACCCCTACTTGAGCTACTGCAGCGGACCCAACGCACTCGATCACCAGTAA
- the LOC103983968 gene encoding mitotic spindle checkpoint protein BUBR1-like, which yields MEEEASIAAAEVELVVADVDPETAFLQKQRRRLREAEVEDGSAVATGGFEWEVYKENVRPLKRGRNVKLLNHALRSQIDRHLQASLLGTRRRMIEAIDEYQGEDPLQPWLECIKWVQESFPTGGECSGLVVMYEQCVRTFWHDERYREDLRYLKVWLEYADHCADAEVIFQFLDANQIGQSHSIFYTSYAMHLEAKNRLRKADDILNLGLSRKATPGEKLEAAYREFLIRSSLKKHGNEDDLLDNPLPMRSFGTVLTSAESRRQTAENLVFSKRMATLQRVDTNKHLSVYKDANSGTNDHLPNLKKNEMPWNTLGCRSDRNKENASIPTKWSSYKIPQKIGHSAGSATSSACIEVYVDEECSELPLVRVTKNPKSSILKLRQATSRNLKKETEMLKANPLRNFPPSSLR from the exons ATGGAGGAAGAGGCATCGATCGCAGCAGCAGAGGTGGAGTTGGTGGTGGCGGATGTAGACCCGGAGACGGCATTCTTgcagaagcagcggcggcggctgcgaGAGGCGGAGGTGGAGGATGGAAGCGCAGTGGCGACGGGTGGGTTTGAGTGGGAGGTGTACAAGGAGAATGTCCGACCTTTGAAGCGCGGCCGCAACGTGAAGCTCCTCAACCACGCCCTCCGATCCCAGATCGACAGGCACCTCCAGGCCTCCCTCCTCGGCACCCGCAG GAGGATGATAGAGGCCATCGATGAGTACCAGGGCGAGGATCCTCTTCAGCCGTGGCTTGA GTGCATAAAATGGGTTCAAGAATCATTTCCCACCGGAGGAGAGTGCTCCGGGTTGGTCGTGATGTACGAGCAATGCGTGCGCACCTTTTGGCATGACGAGCGTTATCGGGAGGACTTGCGTTACCTCAAAGTGTGGCTGGAATAT GCCGATCACTGTGCTGATGCTGAAGTCATATTCCAATTCCTGGATGCAAATCAGATCGGACAAAGCCATTCAATCTTCTACACGTCCTATGCCATGCACCTGGAGGCAAAGAACAGGTTGAGAAAGGCTGACGACATCCTCAATCTCGGTTTGTCTAG GAAGGCGACACCAGGGGAGAAATTAGAAGCTGCATACAGGGAATTTCTCATCCGTTCATCACTAAAAAAGCATGGCAATGAG GACGATCTGCTAGATAATCCCTTGCCAATGCGGAGTTTTGGAACTGTTTTAACTTCAGCAGAATCAA GAAGACAGACAGCAGAAAATTTGGTCTTTTCTAAAAGGATGGCCACTCTACAGAG GGTTGATACCAATAAGCACCTGTCTGTATACAAGGATGCAAATTCTGGGACAAATGATCATCTCCCGAACTTAAAGAAAAATGAAATGCCATGGAATACTTTAGGATGCCGGTCTGATCGAAATAAGGAAAATGCTTCAATTCCTACCAAATGGTCATCATATAAG ATCCCTCAAAAAATAGGACACAGTGCAGGTTCAGCAACTTCAAGTGCTTGTATTGAGGTGTATGTTGATGAAGAATGCTCAGA GTTGCCATTAGTTCGAGTTACCAAGAACCCAAAATCTTCCATATTGAAACTGAGGCAAGCAACTAGCCGAAACCTAAAGAA GGAAACAGAAATGCTTAAAGCCAATCCACTGCGCAATTTTCCTCCGAGTAGTCTTAGATAG
- the LOC135583964 gene encoding large ribosomal subunit protein P1-like isoform X1: MIPSARLRTIRPSLLSSGVLRHFIAAMSSIGELACTYAALILHDDGIPITSEKILTVVKAANLTIDSYWAPLFAKLLEKRSVDDLILSVGSGGGGASVAVSAAPPAGAGGGGAAAAAPAAEEKKEEPKEESDDDMGFSLFD, from the exons ATGATTCCTTCAGCGCGGCTGAGGACGATCCGCCCTAGTCTTCTTAG CAGCGGAGTCCTTCGTCACTTTATCGCTGCCATGTCGTCGATTGGAGAGCTCGCCTGCACCTACGCCGCGCTCATCCTCCACGACGACGGCATACCCATCACG TCGGAGAAGATCTTAACCGTAGTTAAGGCGGCCAATCTGACTATCGACTCCTACTGGGCGCCCCTCTTCGCCAAGCTCCTCGAGAAGAGAAGCGTCGACGATCTCATCTTGAGCGTTGGATCCG GAGGTGGCGGTGCTTCGGTTGCAGTCTCTGCTGCCCCTCCTGCTGGTGCGGGTGGTGGTGGTGCCGCTGCTGCCGCTCCTGCGGCTGAGGAGAAAAAG GAGGAACCCAAGGAGGAGAGCGACGACGACATGGGATTCAGCTTGTTTGATTAG